A region from the Lycium barbarum isolate Lr01 chromosome 8, ASM1917538v2, whole genome shotgun sequence genome encodes:
- the LOC132606120 gene encoding uncharacterized protein LOC132606120 encodes MAVQNRLATTDRLASWGMQVDTLCQLCNAGVDENHKHLFFECTYSTFIWKKLLHWMGINRQIDCWENEVAWLARRMQSKSSKWHMVGFVFAVAVYHIWAERNARKFQQVNRSNADRTKEIALQLHIAGRSQVKWFQTLLSLNSYPC; translated from the coding sequence ATGGCTGTACAAAATAGACTAGCAACTACTGATAGACTAGCTAGCTGGGGCATGCAAGTAGATACTTTGTGTCAATTGTGTAACGCTGGAGTTGATGAAAATCACAAACATCTGTTCTTTGAATGTACATATTCTACCTTCATCTGGAAAAAACTTCTTCACTGGATGGGCATAAATAGGCAAATTGACTGCTGGGAGAATGAAGTTGCTTGGCTTGCTAGAAGGATGCAGAGTAAAAGTTCAAAATGGCATATGGTTGGTTTTGTGTTTGCTGTTGCAGTTTATCACATATGGGCTGAGAGGAATGCTAGAAAATTTCAACAAGTAAACAGGAGCAATGCGGACAGAACGAAAGAAATAGCTCTACAGCTGCACATTGCAGGACGAAGTCAAGTTAAATGGTTTCAAACACTTCTCAGTTTGAATAGTTACCCTTGTTGA